Proteins encoded within one genomic window of Hemiscyllium ocellatum isolate sHemOce1 chromosome 1, sHemOce1.pat.X.cur, whole genome shotgun sequence:
- the LOC132818960 gene encoding cyclin-O, producing MVANATGEEAPLQAAPSPGKRKRWAAAASEDVTPEDRAEGVPDGAGIRAPLKRLKWPRYRAWSPGSGRRCGLEPSLCSRPSEADGDSPALPSCGSPPRLTAHLDLQFLREYGQKCYHLNRESEKKFHPRNCLARQPQVTAEDRCKLVSWLIQVHRHFNFSFESMCLTVNIMDRFLQTTPVASDCFQLVGVTSLLLACKQVEVYPPRIKQLLSLCCDAFTGDQLRNLECIILIKLNFELLTPSVDFFLEHFTVTRIEHEQPRGQAASSERLARRLVELSFADYSFNGYPPSLLACSALILADRMLHPGGDPSSELSDYPPCLLEDCVQRLKLLVALNEESLAPLQVFEPTDSELSTEF from the exons ATGGTCGCAAACGCCACGGGCGAAGAAGCTCCGCTGCAAGCGGCGCCCAGCCCCGGCAAAAGGAAGCGCTGGGCGGCTGCCGCCAGCGAGGATGTCACTCCGGAAGACAGGGCGGAGGGAGTCCCGGACGGCGCGGGCATCCGAGCGCCGCTGAAAAGGCTCAAGTGGCCGAGGTACAGAGCCTGGAGCCCGGGGTCGGGCCGCCGCTGCGGCCTGGAGCCGTCACTTTGTAGCCGCCCTTCAGAGGCGGACGGTGACAGTCCCGCCCTTCCAAGCTGCGGCTCCCCTCCCCGGCTGACAGCTCACCTCGATTTACAGTTTCTCAGGGAATACGGACAGAAATGCTACCACCTTAACCGGGAATCTGAGAAGAAATTTCATCCCCGGAACTGCCTGGCACGTCAGCCCCAG GTAACTGCAGAAGACAGATGTAAACTGGTTAGCTGGCTGATCCAAGTTCACAGACACTTTAACTTCTCCTTCGAATCGATGTGCCTCACTGTGAACATTATGGACCGTTTCCTTCAAACGACCCCCGTGGCTTCCGATTGTTTCCAGCTTGTCGGAGTAACGTCGCTTCTCCTCGCATGCAAACAA GTTGAAGTTTACCCTCCCAGAATTAAACAGCTCCTTTCTCTCTGCTGTGACGCGTTTACCGGGGACCAGCTCCGGAACCTGGAGTGTATCATTCTCATCAAACTCAATTTCGAGCTGCTCACACCGAGCGTGGACTTTTTCTTGGAGCATTTTACCGTCACCAGGATAGAGCATGAACAGCCGCGCGGTCAGGCTGCCAGCTCAGAGCGCCTGGCCAGGCGCCTTGTCGAGCTCAGCTTCGCCGACTACTCCTTCAATGGATACCCGCCCTCCCTGCTggcctgctctgccctcatcctgGCCGATCGGATGTTACATCCCGGGGGAGATCCCAGCTCGGAGCTCAGCGATTACCCGCCCTGCctgctggaggactgtgtgcagagACTGAAGTTGCTGGTAGCTTTGAACGAAGAGTCACTGG